One Oncorhynchus kisutch isolate 150728-3 linkage group LG11, Okis_V2, whole genome shotgun sequence genomic region harbors:
- the LOC109899514 gene encoding uncharacterized protein LOC109899514 isoform X2: MGDCISVRALLMLLALVSYLIALTFNILALFGPWTGAFMQTTQYVLSKSTTHLTPDRWVLFLWDVLNIWLIGMFIYLIHNLRRREAYTWMYTTPAVLPYGFYLSWIVNSMLNMAWLFLYDKEKMVPTLLITALQAISNCVIIMFSCCGLVVYGAWLHKYHNNDLWLIRILVQNGVALYATWWAVATFLHLTVVLDHQTPIPKTDAAIMVLVLLQLGLIGWFVIENWYLDKHVRYILTVYPVVILVLAASVANPATPGTHIDIMSAVILAITSVIFIVRIIMVLWKHKHQPLYGEEELRSPVDIARTQKLIFM, from the exons ATGGGAGATTGCATCTCAGTCCGTGCTCTGCTAATGCTTCTGGCCCTAGTCAGCTATCTAATTGCACTGACATTCAACATATTGGCTCTATTTGGGCCCTGGACAG GTGCTTTCATGCAAACCACACAGTATGTACTGAGCAAGTCCACAACGCACCTAACCCCAGATAGATGGGTACTCTTTCTATGGGATGTCCTTAACATCTGGTTGATCGGCATGTTCATCTATCTGATACACAATCTCCGTAGAAG GGAAGCTTATACATGGATGTACACCACTCCTGCTGTCCTGCCCTATGGATTCTACTTGTCCTGGATCGTAAATAGCATGTTGAATATGGCATGGTTATTTCTGTACGACAAAGA AAAGATGGTGCCAACGCTCCTGATCACAGCATTACAGGCCATCTCAAATTGCGTGATTATCATGTTCTCCTGCTGCGGACTGGTCGTCTATGGAGCGTGGCTCCACAAATATCACAACAATGATCTCTGGCTCATTCGAATATTG GTGCAAAACGGAGTGGCTTTGTATGCAACATGGTGGGCTGTGGCTACCTTTTTACACTTGACCGTTGTTTTAGACCATCAAACCCCAATACCCAAGACAGACGCTGCCATAATGGTACTAGTGCTGCTCCAATTGGGACTCATAGGATG gtttgtcatagagaactggtACCTGGATAAGCACGTGCGCTACATCCTCACAGTGTACCCTGTGGTGATCCTGGTGTTGGCAGCGAGTGTGGCCAATCCAGCCACACCCGGTACCCACATAGACATCATGTCTG CCGTCATCTTGGCCATAACCAGTGTCATATTTATTGTACGCATCATCATGGTGTTATGGAAGCACAAGCATCAACCACTTTACGGAGAAGAGGAGCTCAGGTCACCGGTGGACATTGCCAGGACACAGAAGCTCATCTTCATGTGA
- the LOC109899514 gene encoding uncharacterized protein LOC109899514 isoform X3, which produces MQTTQYVLSKSTTHLTPDRWVLFLWDVLNIWLIGMFIYLIHNLRRREAYTWMYTTPAVLPYGFYLSWIVNSMLNMAWLFLYDKDFCVCHRKMVPTLLITALQAISNCVIIMFSCCGLVVYGAWLHKYHNNDLWLIRILVQNGVALYATWWAVATFLHLTVVLDHQTPIPKTDAAIMVLVLLQLGLIGWFVIENWYLDKHVRYILTVYPVVILVLAASVANPATPGTHIDIMSAVILAITSVIFIVRIIMVLWKHKHQPLYGEEELRSPVDIARTQKLIFM; this is translated from the exons ATGCAAACCACACAGTATGTACTGAGCAAGTCCACAACGCACCTAACCCCAGATAGATGGGTACTCTTTCTATGGGATGTCCTTAACATCTGGTTGATCGGCATGTTCATCTATCTGATACACAATCTCCGTAGAAG GGAAGCTTATACATGGATGTACACCACTCCTGCTGTCCTGCCCTATGGATTCTACTTGTCCTGGATCGTAAATAGCATGTTGAATATGGCATGGTTATTTCTGTACGACAAAGA CTTCTGTGTGTGTCATAGAAAGATGGTGCCAACGCTCCTGATCACAGCATTACAGGCCATCTCAAATTGCGTGATTATCATGTTCTCCTGCTGCGGACTGGTCGTCTATGGAGCGTGGCTCCACAAATATCACAACAATGATCTCTGGCTCATTCGAATATTG GTGCAAAACGGAGTGGCTTTGTATGCAACATGGTGGGCTGTGGCTACCTTTTTACACTTGACCGTTGTTTTAGACCATCAAACCCCAATACCCAAGACAGACGCTGCCATAATGGTACTAGTGCTGCTCCAATTGGGACTCATAGGATG gtttgtcatagagaactggtACCTGGATAAGCACGTGCGCTACATCCTCACAGTGTACCCTGTGGTGATCCTGGTGTTGGCAGCGAGTGTGGCCAATCCAGCCACACCCGGTACCCACATAGACATCATGTCTG CCGTCATCTTGGCCATAACCAGTGTCATATTTATTGTACGCATCATCATGGTGTTATGGAAGCACAAGCATCAACCACTTTACGGAGAAGAGGAGCTCAGGTCACCGGTGGACATTGCCAGGACACAGAAGCTCATCTTCATGTGA
- the LOC109899514 gene encoding uncharacterized protein LOC109899514 isoform X4, translating to MQTTQYVLSKSTTHLTPDRWVLFLWDVLNIWLIGMFIYLIHNLRRREAYTWMYTTPAVLPYGFYLSWIVNSMLNMAWLFLYDKEKMVPTLLITALQAISNCVIIMFSCCGLVVYGAWLHKYHNNDLWLIRILVQNGVALYATWWAVATFLHLTVVLDHQTPIPKTDAAIMVLVLLQLGLIGWFVIENWYLDKHVRYILTVYPVVILVLAASVANPATPGTHIDIMSAVILAITSVIFIVRIIMVLWKHKHQPLYGEEELRSPVDIARTQKLIFM from the exons ATGCAAACCACACAGTATGTACTGAGCAAGTCCACAACGCACCTAACCCCAGATAGATGGGTACTCTTTCTATGGGATGTCCTTAACATCTGGTTGATCGGCATGTTCATCTATCTGATACACAATCTCCGTAGAAG GGAAGCTTATACATGGATGTACACCACTCCTGCTGTCCTGCCCTATGGATTCTACTTGTCCTGGATCGTAAATAGCATGTTGAATATGGCATGGTTATTTCTGTACGACAAAGA AAAGATGGTGCCAACGCTCCTGATCACAGCATTACAGGCCATCTCAAATTGCGTGATTATCATGTTCTCCTGCTGCGGACTGGTCGTCTATGGAGCGTGGCTCCACAAATATCACAACAATGATCTCTGGCTCATTCGAATATTG GTGCAAAACGGAGTGGCTTTGTATGCAACATGGTGGGCTGTGGCTACCTTTTTACACTTGACCGTTGTTTTAGACCATCAAACCCCAATACCCAAGACAGACGCTGCCATAATGGTACTAGTGCTGCTCCAATTGGGACTCATAGGATG gtttgtcatagagaactggtACCTGGATAAGCACGTGCGCTACATCCTCACAGTGTACCCTGTGGTGATCCTGGTGTTGGCAGCGAGTGTGGCCAATCCAGCCACACCCGGTACCCACATAGACATCATGTCTG CCGTCATCTTGGCCATAACCAGTGTCATATTTATTGTACGCATCATCATGGTGTTATGGAAGCACAAGCATCAACCACTTTACGGAGAAGAGGAGCTCAGGTCACCGGTGGACATTGCCAGGACACAGAAGCTCATCTTCATGTGA
- the LOC109899514 gene encoding uncharacterized protein LOC109899514 isoform X1, whose amino-acid sequence MGDCISVRALLMLLALVSYLIALTFNILALFGPWTGAFMQTTQYVLSKSTTHLTPDRWVLFLWDVLNIWLIGMFIYLIHNLRRREAYTWMYTTPAVLPYGFYLSWIVNSMLNMAWLFLYDKDFCVCHRKMVPTLLITALQAISNCVIIMFSCCGLVVYGAWLHKYHNNDLWLIRILVQNGVALYATWWAVATFLHLTVVLDHQTPIPKTDAAIMVLVLLQLGLIGWFVIENWYLDKHVRYILTVYPVVILVLAASVANPATPGTHIDIMSAVILAITSVIFIVRIIMVLWKHKHQPLYGEEELRSPVDIARTQKLIFM is encoded by the exons ATGGGAGATTGCATCTCAGTCCGTGCTCTGCTAATGCTTCTGGCCCTAGTCAGCTATCTAATTGCACTGACATTCAACATATTGGCTCTATTTGGGCCCTGGACAG GTGCTTTCATGCAAACCACACAGTATGTACTGAGCAAGTCCACAACGCACCTAACCCCAGATAGATGGGTACTCTTTCTATGGGATGTCCTTAACATCTGGTTGATCGGCATGTTCATCTATCTGATACACAATCTCCGTAGAAG GGAAGCTTATACATGGATGTACACCACTCCTGCTGTCCTGCCCTATGGATTCTACTTGTCCTGGATCGTAAATAGCATGTTGAATATGGCATGGTTATTTCTGTACGACAAAGA CTTCTGTGTGTGTCATAGAAAGATGGTGCCAACGCTCCTGATCACAGCATTACAGGCCATCTCAAATTGCGTGATTATCATGTTCTCCTGCTGCGGACTGGTCGTCTATGGAGCGTGGCTCCACAAATATCACAACAATGATCTCTGGCTCATTCGAATATTG GTGCAAAACGGAGTGGCTTTGTATGCAACATGGTGGGCTGTGGCTACCTTTTTACACTTGACCGTTGTTTTAGACCATCAAACCCCAATACCCAAGACAGACGCTGCCATAATGGTACTAGTGCTGCTCCAATTGGGACTCATAGGATG gtttgtcatagagaactggtACCTGGATAAGCACGTGCGCTACATCCTCACAGTGTACCCTGTGGTGATCCTGGTGTTGGCAGCGAGTGTGGCCAATCCAGCCACACCCGGTACCCACATAGACATCATGTCTG CCGTCATCTTGGCCATAACCAGTGTCATATTTATTGTACGCATCATCATGGTGTTATGGAAGCACAAGCATCAACCACTTTACGGAGAAGAGGAGCTCAGGTCACCGGTGGACATTGCCAGGACACAGAAGCTCATCTTCATGTGA